Proteins from a genomic interval of Acetobacterium woodii DSM 1030:
- a CDS encoding restriction endonuclease subunit S: protein MSFRETEIGSIPVDWDIVKLGDLIDILSGYAFKSKDFECGGVPVIKIKNIVPPNISIEDAQCVNEKFYFENEKYRLKYNDILISMTGSNYNQMASAVGKVGKIRIKDAKMLINQRVGKIIPDESKCDKEYIYQYISTFETQYRLASSAGGSANQANISPKQIKDLVIPYPPLNEQKAIAHILSTLDEKIEVNNQINKTLEKMAQAIFKQWFVDFEFPNEAGEPYQSSGGEMVESELGLVPKGWEVGTLGDILTLNYGKSLPAKKRLEGNVKVYSSAGVTGLHNEALIHEPSIIVGRKGTIGTVYYSTEPSFCIDTAYFATQKDSKYPLILMYQLLKEIDLKQYNEDSAVPGLNRNTVYAIKIVIPPVELQNTIGVQILAIYNLIFQNIKQNEKLSAIRDLLLPKLMAGEIRVPIEDINNEIS, encoded by the coding sequence ATGAGTTTTAGGGAGACAGAGATAGGATCAATACCAGTTGATTGGGATATTGTAAAATTAGGAGACTTAATTGATATCCTTTCAGGTTATGCCTTTAAAAGTAAAGATTTTGAATGTGGAGGGGTGCCGGTAATTAAAATTAAAAATATTGTTCCTCCAAATATTTCAATTGAGGATGCTCAATGTGTAAATGAAAAATTCTATTTTGAGAATGAGAAATACAGACTTAAGTATAATGATATTTTAATTTCTATGACTGGTTCAAACTATAATCAGATGGCTTCAGCTGTAGGTAAGGTTGGAAAAATTCGAATAAAGGATGCTAAAATGCTGATTAATCAGCGGGTTGGAAAAATAATACCAGATGAGAGTAAGTGTGATAAAGAATATATTTATCAGTATATATCTACATTTGAAACTCAGTATAGGTTGGCATCATCAGCAGGTGGAAGTGCAAACCAAGCGAATATAAGCCCCAAACAAATCAAAGACTTAGTTATACCGTATCCCCCGTTAAACGAACAAAAAGCCATTGCCCATATCCTCTCAACCCTGGACGAAAAAATCGAAGTCAACAACCAGATCAACAAAACCCTGGAAAAGATGGCCCAGGCCATTTTCAAACAATGGTTTGTGGATTTTGAATTTCCCAATGAAGCCGGCGAACCCTACCAGTCCAGCGGCGGGGAAATGGTGGAGAGTGAGTTGGGGTTGGTGCCGAAAGGGTGGGAAGTAGGAACGTTAGGCGATATTCTCACCTTGAATTATGGGAAATCATTACCGGCTAAAAAAAGATTGGAAGGTAATGTGAAGGTTTATAGCTCGGCAGGTGTAACCGGTCTACATAATGAAGCGTTAATACACGAACCAAGTATAATCGTTGGTAGAAAAGGGACAATTGGCACAGTTTATTATTCCACAGAACCTTCATTTTGTATCGATACCGCATATTTTGCAACGCAAAAGGATAGTAAATACCCACTAATATTGATGTATCAACTCCTGAAAGAAATAGATTTAAAACAATATAACGAAGACAGCGCGGTTCCAGGATTGAATAGAAATACGGTATATGCAATTAAAATAGTAATACCGCCAGTAGAACTGCAAAATACAATAGGCGTTCAAATTTTAGCGATTTACAATTTGATTTTTCAAAACATAAAGCAGAATGAAAAGTTAAGTGCAATTAGGGATTTACTTCTACCAAAACTGATGGCGGGGGAAATTAGGGTCCCAATCGAGGATATAAACAATGAAATATCATGA
- a CDS encoding RNA-directed DNA polymerase produces the protein MDEIESDTLLEGLLGYGLFSSKIPPFLSSKDFYAYSILNSTNYSKKEKEFVYFESLRNTNVPRPLGIPNPFAYYNLCNCLSENWEELKIHFKKYTENHNHKISRIHLRKMKDKDHLFEMNYSNFRNDSNPEPDLLIGKRYIVKADISNCFPSIYTHAIPWALMGKNIAKCNKNSKNCWRSELDKFTRNIKDAETHGLLIGPHTSNLIAEILLVVIDDNLFKKGYQFIRNIDDYTCYVENSEMADRFLLDLSEQLRDFDFTLNHKKTEILELPKAAASTWIRKLKAFQLFNNFNKVKFPEVQSYLDLVLELMDKNKNDAAILKYAIKTLASLELTMNAQEYYFKVIQQLVVFYPYLISLLDQYVFQVFEIGIANIEVISNSILNLGLKTNNYEAISYACFYALKYDFKLEEIPFLPIEKSDNSIVLLLCYLYSKEYGTKEELKQYIDYAKKYAKKNKDISKNWLFIYEVLPMSLLKDEWKNLKKEKVSFVEVDSFQFVKV, from the coding sequence ATGGACGAAATTGAATCAGACACATTACTGGAGGGCTTACTCGGTTATGGTTTGTTTTCAAGTAAAATACCACCATTTTTAAGTTCTAAAGATTTCTATGCTTATAGTATCTTGAATAGTACAAATTATAGCAAAAAGGAAAAAGAATTTGTGTATTTTGAGAGTCTAAGAAATACCAATGTACCACGTCCTCTCGGTATACCGAATCCTTTTGCCTATTATAATTTATGCAATTGCTTATCTGAAAATTGGGAAGAATTAAAAATTCATTTTAAAAAATATACTGAAAATCATAATCATAAAATTAGTAGGATTCACCTTAGAAAAATGAAAGATAAAGATCATCTATTTGAAATGAATTACTCAAATTTTCGAAATGATTCTAATCCGGAACCTGACCTCTTAATTGGCAAACGTTATATCGTAAAAGCAGATATTTCAAATTGTTTTCCAAGTATTTATACTCATGCGATACCTTGGGCTTTGATGGGAAAAAATATTGCAAAATGCAATAAAAATAGCAAAAATTGTTGGCGCAGTGAGTTAGATAAATTCACAAGAAATATTAAAGATGCAGAAACACATGGTTTGCTAATTGGTCCTCACACCTCAAATTTAATTGCTGAAATTTTACTCGTTGTGATTGACGATAATCTTTTTAAGAAGGGATATCAATTTATTCGGAACATCGATGATTACACATGCTATGTCGAGAATTCAGAAATGGCTGATCGATTTCTGCTTGATCTTTCAGAACAATTGAGAGATTTTGATTTTACATTAAATCATAAAAAAACAGAAATTCTTGAATTGCCAAAGGCTGCAGCTAGTACATGGATTAGAAAACTTAAGGCTTTTCAATTGTTTAACAATTTTAATAAAGTTAAATTTCCTGAGGTGCAGTCATACTTGGATTTAGTGCTAGAATTAATGGATAAAAACAAAAATGATGCTGCCATATTAAAATATGCAATTAAAACTTTAGCTAGTCTCGAATTAACAATGAACGCTCAAGAATATTATTTTAAAGTCATCCAACAATTAGTTGTTTTTTATCCATATTTGATAAGTTTGTTGGATCAATATGTCTTTCAAGTATTTGAAATAGGAATTGCAAATATTGAAGTTATCTCAAACAGCATTCTAAATCTTGGATTGAAAACTAATAATTACGAGGCTATCTCATATGCCTGTTTTTACGCATTAAAGTATGATTTCAAACTGGAAGAGATCCCGTTTTTACCAATAGAAAAGAGCGATAATAGTATCGTTTTGCTACTTTGTTATCTATATTCAAAAGAATATGGAACGAAGGAGGAACTAAAACAGTATATTGATTATGCCAAAAAGTATGCTAAAAAAAACAAGGATATTTCTAAAAATTGGCTTTTTATCTATGAAGTGTTACCAATGAGTCTTTTAAAAGATGAATGGAAAAATTTAAAAAAAGAAAAGGTCAGTTTTGTTGAAGTTGATAGTTTTCAATTTGTTAAAGTTTAA